The genomic interval GGGACGCGCTGCAGCGACTCGCGGCCGACGTCAAAGATGACGGAGTCCCACGACGCGGCGGCGACGGCGGTGGGGTACTTCGACAGGCAGCGCCCGCGGAAGTAGGCGCGGGTGTCCTCCGGCGGGTTGAGGACAGCGTGCTGCACCTCGTCCTCGGTGACGATCGTGTCCATAGACCCGCGCGCGACGAGCCGGTTGTAGAGGCCCTTGTCGAGCCGCACGTCGGACCACTGCAGGTCGACCAGGTGCAGCTTGGCGGCGTCCCACGTCAATCCCTCGCGGTCGCGGTAGCCCTCGAGCAGGCTGAGCTTGGCCACCCAGTCGAGCTCGCGCGCCAGCGACATCGGGTCGGTGGCGAGCCGGTCGAGCACCGACTCCCAGCGGCGCAGGACGTCGTCGGTCTCGGGGTCGACGTCGGCGCCGTAGCGGTCCTCGACGAACTTGCGCGCCTGCTCGAGGTACTCCGTCTGCAGCTGCACCGCGGTGAGGTGCCGGCCGTCGCGCAGGGTCAGCAGGTGGGTCAGCGACGGGTCGTGCGACACGGCGCGCAGTGACGCGACGGGGTCGACGACCGCGAGGTCCACGCCGGTCTCGGTGAACCACCGCGCTTCGATCATCGACAGCACCAGCGAGGTGGTGCCGACCTTGAGGTACGTCGAGACCTCCGCGAGGTTGGCGTCGCCGATGATGACGTGCAGCCGGCGGTACTTCTCCGGGTCGGCGTGCGGCTCGTCGCGGGTGTTGATGATGGGTCGCTTGAGGGTGGTCTCGAGGCCCACCTCGACCTCGAAGAAGTCGGCGCGCTGCGACAGCTGGAAGCCGGTGCCGCGCCCGTCCTGGCCGGTCCCGACCCGACCGGCTCCGGTGACGACCTGTCGGGAGACGAAGAACGGCGTGAGGTGCCGGACGATCTCCGCGAAGGGCGTCTGACGGGCCATCAGGTAGTTCTCGTGGGTGCCGTAGGAGGCGCCCTTGCCGTCGGTGTTGTTCTTGTAGAGCTGGATCGGCGCGGTCCCCGGCACCTGCAGCGCCCGCTCCGCCGCGAGCGCCATCACCCGCTCCCCCGCCTTGTCCCACAGCACCGCGTCGCGCGGGCCGGTGACCTCCGGCGAGGAGTACTCCGGGTGTGCGTGGTCGACGTAGAGCCGCGCGCCGTTGGTGAGGATCACGTTGGCGAGGCCGAGCTCGTCGTCGGGCTCGCCGGGCGAGTGGTCGGAGCCGCCGAGGCCCACCTCGAACCCACGCGCGTCGCGCAGCGGGTTCTCCTCCTCGAAGTCCCACCGGGTACGCCGGTCCCGCGTGGGCATCGCGCCCGCGTAGCCGTTGACGACCTGGGAGCTGGCAACCATCGCGTTGACGCCCGCGACGCTCGGGACGGAGACGCCGTACTCCGTCTCGATCCCCATGACCCGCCGGCTGCTCATGACCCCGAGCCTAAGCCGCCCCCCGCCCCCCTTGCGTCATCAGGACTCAGGAGATGCCGCCGCGCGGGGGTTATGACGCAAGGGCCGGTGAACCGCGGATCCCCCGCGGGCGAACGCCTCCACCGTGCAGGATGGTCGGATGACGCGACGACGGGCGCTCGGGGTGCTCGGGGCCGCCGTCGCCGGTGCCGCGGGCCTGCTGGGGCTGCGCGAGCTCGCCCGCACCGCCCCGGATCCGGTCGTCGTCGCCGGCACGACGCGCACCATCGACCGCTTCGCCGACCACGCGAGCGGCGAGGGCGAGTGGTGGGTGCCACCGGGCGCCACCGGGCCGCTGCCGACGGTCGTGCTGGTCCACGGCGGCTACTGGCGGGCCGGCTTCGACCGGACCCTCGAGGACGCCCTCGCCGCGGACCTCGCCGGCCGCGGGTTCCTCGTCTGGAACCTCGACTACCGCCCCTCCACGACGGCCTTCCCGACGACCCTCACCGATGCCGCACAGGCCTACGACCACCTCGTCACCGGGGTCCACGCCGACCGGGTCGACCGGTCGCGCGTCGCGGTCGCGGGCCACTCCGCCGGCGGACACCTCGCGCTGTGGCTCGCCAGCCGGCCGCGGCTGCCGGACGGCCACCCGGTCCGGACCCCCGCGGTCGTGCCGGCGCTGTGCGTGGCGCAGGCCCCGGTGGCCGACCTCGTCGAGGCCCACCGCCTCGGCCTCGGCGGCGGTGCGGTCGCGGCGCTGCTCGACGGCTCGCCACGTGACCACCCGGACCGCTACGCCGTCGCGGACCCGGCCCAGCTCGCGCCGTCAGGGGTCCGCACCGTGCTCGTCCACGGTGTCGACGACAGCGTCGTCCCGATCAGCCAGAGCGAGGCCTACCTCCGGCGCGACCCCACCGCGCAGTTACGACGGGTCGCCGGCGGGCACTTCGAGCACCTCGACCCGCGCACCGAGGCGATCGGTGCGCTGCGCGAGGCGCTCGCGACGCTGTAACGCCGCGGCGTACTCCTTGCGGCCCTAGAGGTACTGGCCGGTGTTGGAGATGGTGTCGATGGACTTGCCGGTCTCCGTGCCCTTGGCGCTGGTGACGAGCGTGCGGATGTAGACGATCCGCTCGCCCTTCTTGCCCGAGATCCGGGCCCAGTCGTCGGGGTTGGTGGTGTTGGGCAGGTCCTCGTTCTCCTTGAACTCGTCGATGCACGCGGTGAGCAGGTGCTGCATCCGCAGCCCCTTCTGCGTGGTCTCGAGGAAGTCCTTGATGGCCATCTTCTTGGCGCGGGCCACGATGTTCTCGATCATGGCGCCGGAGTTGAAGTCCTTGAAGTACAGGACCTCCTTGTCACCGTTGGCGTAGGTCACCTCGAGGAAGCGGTTCTCCTCCCCCTCGGTGTAGATGCGCTCGACGACGCCCTGCACCATCGCGGCCAGCGTGGCCTCGCGGGAGCCGCCGTGCTCGGCGAGGTCCTCGGCGTGCAGCGGCAGCTCGGTGACGAGGTACTTGCCGAAGATGTCCTTCGCCGCCTCGGCGTCAGGCCGCTCGATCTTGATCTTCACGTCGAGGCGACCGGGTCGCAGGATCGCCGGGTCGATCATGTCCTCGCGGTTCGAGGCGCCGATGACGACGACGTTCTCGAGGGTCTCGACGCCGTCGATCTCGGCCAGCAGCTGCGGCACGATCGTGGTCTCGACATCGGAGCTCACGCCGGACCCGCGGGTGCGGAAGATGGACTCCATCTCGTCGAAGAAGACGATGACGGGCGTGCCCTCCGACGCCTTCTCGCGGGCCCGCTGGAAGATCAGCCGGATCTGGCGCTCGGTCTCGCCGACGTACTTGTTGAGCAGCTCCGGGCCCTTGATGTTGAGGAAGTAGGCGCGGCCCTCGGGCTTGCCGGTGACCTCCGCGACCTTCTTCGCCAGGGAGTTCGCCACCGCCTTGGCGATGAGGGTCTTGCCGCAGCCGGGCGGGCCGTAGAGCAGGACGCCCTTGGGCGGGCGGAGCTGGTGCTCCTTGAACAGCTCCTTGTGCAGGAACGGCAGCTCGACCGCATCGCGGATCGCCTCGATCTGCGACGCGAGACCGCCGATGTCGGAGTAGTCGATGTCGGGGACCTCTTCGAGGACGAGCTCCTCGACCTCGCTCTTGGGGATCCGCTCGTAGACATAGCCGCTGCGGGTCTCCAGCAGCAGCGAGTCACCGGCCTTGATGGGCGTGTCGAGCAGCGAGTCGGCGAGCATCACGACCCGCTCCTCGTCGGTGTGACCGACGACCAGCGCGCGGTCCCCGCCCTCGAGGACCTCCTTGAGAACGACGACGTCGCCCTGCTTCTCGAAGGCCAGAGCACGTACGACGTTCAAGGCCTCGTTGAGCATGACCTCCTGGCCACGGCGCAGGTCGTCGAGCTCCACCTCGGGGCTCACGGTCACACGGAGCTTGCGGCCACCGGTGAAGACGTCGACGGTGTCGTCGTCGTGGCGCGACAGGAAGACGCCGTACCCGCTCGGCGGCTGAGCGAGCCGCTCGACCTCCTCCTTCAGCGCCACGATCTGGTCGCGTGCTTCCTTGAGGGTGTTGACGAGCCGGTCGTTCTGCCCGGACGCGCCGGCGAGTGACTCCTGGGCCTGGGCGAGACGTTCCTCGAGCTGGCGGACCTGGCGCGGGGAGTCGGAGAGGCGGCGCCGCAGGACGGCGATCTCCTCCTCGAGGTGCGCCACCTGCGCGGTCAGGTCCGAGACCTCACGCGGGCGCTCCTCGGAGC from Mycobacteriales bacterium carries:
- the dop gene encoding depupylase/deamidase Dop → MSSRRVMGIETEYGVSVPSVAGVNAMVASSQVVNGYAGAMPTRDRRTRWDFEEENPLRDARGFEVGLGGSDHSPGEPDDELGLANVILTNGARLYVDHAHPEYSSPEVTGPRDAVLWDKAGERVMALAAERALQVPGTAPIQLYKNNTDGKGASYGTHENYLMARQTPFAEIVRHLTPFFVSRQVVTGAGRVGTGQDGRGTGFQLSQRADFFEVEVGLETTLKRPIINTRDEPHADPEKYRRLHVIIGDANLAEVSTYLKVGTTSLVLSMIEARWFTETGVDLAVVDPVASLRAVSHDPSLTHLLTLRDGRHLTAVQLQTEYLEQARKFVEDRYGADVDPETDDVLRRWESVLDRLATDPMSLARELDWVAKLSLLEGYRDREGLTWDAAKLHLVDLQWSDVRLDKGLYNRLVARGSMDTIVTEDEVQHAVLNPPEDTRAYFRGRCLSKYPTAVAAASWDSVIFDVGRESLQRVPTLEPLRGTRAHVGELLDACDTALELVDRLAGKR
- a CDS encoding alpha/beta hydrolase, with amino-acid sequence MTRRRALGVLGAAVAGAAGLLGLRELARTAPDPVVVAGTTRTIDRFADHASGEGEWWVPPGATGPLPTVVLVHGGYWRAGFDRTLEDALAADLAGRGFLVWNLDYRPSTTAFPTTLTDAAQAYDHLVTGVHADRVDRSRVAVAGHSAGGHLALWLASRPRLPDGHPVRTPAVVPALCVAQAPVADLVEAHRLGLGGGAVAALLDGSPRDHPDRYAVADPAQLAPSGVRTVLVHGVDDSVVPISQSEAYLRRDPTAQLRRVAGGHFEHLDPRTEAIGALREALATL
- the arc gene encoding proteasome ATPase, yielding MASTRSGSSEERPREVSDLTAQVAHLEEEIAVLRRRLSDSPRQVRQLEERLAQAQESLAGASGQNDRLVNTLKEARDQIVALKEEVERLAQPPSGYGVFLSRHDDDTVDVFTGGRKLRVTVSPEVELDDLRRGQEVMLNEALNVVRALAFEKQGDVVVLKEVLEGGDRALVVGHTDEERVVMLADSLLDTPIKAGDSLLLETRSGYVYERIPKSEVEELVLEEVPDIDYSDIGGLASQIEAIRDAVELPFLHKELFKEHQLRPPKGVLLYGPPGCGKTLIAKAVANSLAKKVAEVTGKPEGRAYFLNIKGPELLNKYVGETERQIRLIFQRAREKASEGTPVIVFFDEMESIFRTRGSGVSSDVETTIVPQLLAEIDGVETLENVVVIGASNREDMIDPAILRPGRLDVKIKIERPDAEAAKDIFGKYLVTELPLHAEDLAEHGGSREATLAAMVQGVVERIYTEGEENRFLEVTYANGDKEVLYFKDFNSGAMIENIVARAKKMAIKDFLETTQKGLRMQHLLTACIDEFKENEDLPNTTNPDDWARISGKKGERIVYIRTLVTSAKGTETGKSIDTISNTGQYL